One Obesumbacterium proteus DNA window includes the following coding sequences:
- a CDS encoding peptidase U32 family protein has protein sequence MLRSDVLPKITHKNKIELLSPARDVAIAREAILHGADAVYIGGPDFGARHNAGNSLSDIAELVGFAHRFAAKVFVTLNTILHDDELKPAERLIHQLYEAGVDALIVQDLGILELDIPPIELHASTQTDIRSVEKAKFLSDVGFSQIVLARELNLNQIKAISDNIDATVEFFIHGALCVAYSGQCYISHAQTGRSANRGDCSQACRLPYTLKDDQGRVVAYEKHLLSMKDNDQSQNLIALIDAGVRSFKIEGRYKDMSYVKNITAYYRQHLDAIMTARPELAPASMGRTEHFFVPSPDKTFHRGSTDYFVNQRQMDIGAFDSPKFVGLPIGEVLKVGKDHVDVSVTEPLTNGDGLNVLIKRDIVGFRASKVEKIAANSFRVWPNEMLDALKNVRPHHPLNRNLDHNWQQALLKTSSERRIGVKLRLSGNENQLMLTASTADGVSVTQTLEGFFDIAKQPEKAFNSLHDGLAKLGQSIYFSEGIEINLPAAYFVPNGLLNQLRRETIDMLTEARLHAYPRGSRKAVSEPAPVYPETHLTFLSNVYNHKAREFYQRYGVQLIDAAYEAHEEKGDVPVMITKHCLRFAFNLCPKQAKGVQGVKGRASPMQLIHQDEVLTLKFDCKPCEMHVIGKIKNHILKMPLAGSVVASVTPDELLKTLPRKSAAVPKTKTRR, from the coding sequence ATGCTACGAAGCGATGTTTTGCCTAAAATTACTCATAAAAACAAGATTGAATTATTAAGTCCCGCACGCGATGTTGCTATCGCCCGCGAGGCGATTCTACACGGCGCAGATGCCGTTTATATCGGCGGTCCAGATTTTGGTGCGCGCCATAATGCAGGCAACTCGCTCAGCGACATCGCTGAATTGGTGGGATTTGCTCATCGATTTGCGGCAAAAGTTTTTGTCACACTGAATACTATTTTGCATGACGATGAACTGAAACCGGCAGAACGTTTGATCCATCAGCTTTATGAAGCGGGCGTGGATGCCCTTATTGTTCAGGATCTGGGTATTCTCGAATTGGATATCCCGCCGATTGAGCTGCATGCCAGCACCCAAACCGATATTCGTAGCGTTGAAAAAGCTAAATTTTTATCCGACGTTGGCTTTTCGCAAATCGTTTTAGCTCGCGAGCTCAACCTGAATCAAATCAAAGCCATCAGCGATAACATCGACGCCACGGTTGAATTCTTTATTCACGGCGCGCTATGCGTGGCTTATTCCGGCCAGTGCTACATTTCGCATGCGCAAACCGGCCGCAGTGCGAACCGTGGCGATTGTTCGCAGGCATGTCGCTTGCCTTATACCCTCAAAGACGATCAGGGACGCGTGGTCGCTTACGAAAAACATCTGCTGTCGATGAAAGACAACGATCAAAGCCAAAACCTGATCGCATTAATTGATGCCGGCGTGCGCTCATTCAAAATTGAAGGGCGCTATAAAGATATGAGCTATGTGAAAAACATTACGGCTTATTATCGCCAGCACCTTGATGCGATTATGACGGCAAGGCCAGAGCTGGCTCCGGCGTCGATGGGACGTACTGAGCACTTTTTTGTCCCGTCTCCGGATAAAACCTTCCACCGTGGCAGCACTGACTATTTTGTTAACCAGCGTCAAATGGATATCGGCGCGTTTGATTCGCCGAAATTTGTGGGTTTGCCTATTGGTGAAGTGCTGAAGGTTGGGAAAGATCACGTCGATGTGAGCGTGACGGAGCCGCTGACCAATGGCGATGGCCTGAACGTATTGATTAAGCGTGACATTGTCGGCTTCCGCGCCAGCAAAGTGGAAAAGATTGCCGCCAATAGCTTCCGCGTTTGGCCAAACGAAATGCTGGATGCGCTGAAAAATGTGCGTCCGCATCATCCGCTAAACCGCAATCTGGATCATAACTGGCAGCAGGCATTGCTGAAAACATCTAGCGAACGTCGTATTGGCGTCAAACTACGCCTGAGCGGCAATGAAAATCAGCTGATGCTAACGGCCAGTACGGCGGACGGGGTGAGCGTTACCCAAACGCTGGAAGGCTTCTTTGACATTGCCAAACAGCCTGAGAAAGCCTTCAACAGTTTGCACGATGGTCTAGCGAAGCTAGGACAGAGTATCTATTTCTCCGAAGGCATTGAGATTAACCTGCCAGCGGCGTATTTCGTGCCTAATGGTTTGCTCAATCAGCTGCGTCGCGAAACCATAGATATGCTGACGGAAGCGCGTTTGCATGCCTATCCGCGTGGCAGCCGCAAAGCGGTTTCAGAACCCGCGCCGGTTTATCCGGAAACGCACCTGACGTTCTTATCTAACGTGTATAACCATAAAGCACGCGAGTTTTATCAGCGCTATGGTGTGCAGTTGATTGATGCAGCCTATGAGGCGCACGAAGAGAAAGGTGATGTTCCGGTGATGATCACCAAGCATTGCCTGCGCTTTGCCTTCAATCTTTGCCCTAAACAGGCCAAAGGCGTGCAGGGTGTGAAAGGGCGAGCGTCACCGATGCAGCTGATTCATCAGGATGAAGTGCTGACGCTGAAGTTCGATTGCAAACCGTGTGAAATGCACGTGATAGGCAAAATCAAAAATCACATTCTGAAAATGCCGCTGGCCGGTAGCGTAGTGGCCTCGGTAACGCCTGACGAGTTACTGAAAACGTTGCCGCGCAAGTCAGCAGCTGTACCGAAAACGAAAACTCGTCGCTAA
- a CDS encoding SfnB family sulfur acquisition oxidoreductase has translation MTTQVTPQTPAARLETTEQILALTQRLAEVFSLESALRDRERRLPDSELHALFSSGLGGITVPAQFGGADVSCATLAQVVSRLAQADGSIGQVPQNHFYALEVLRINGTQAQQQRLYQEVLDGVHLGNALAEFGTPNAHTRRTHLHRSGDKLLLSGRKFYATGAIYAQRIPVLALGEDGNEVLIFLPRETEGLTIIDDWSGFGQRTTGSGTVLLNNCEVDIDDVVPFHTAFERPTTVGPFAQLLHAAIDQGIARAAYEDMLAFVREHGRPWIDSGVSAATDDPLTLERIGRISARLSAGDALLEIAGLSVDTAQHNPTTDSVAQASIDVAQARAYTTEVALAAGNLLFELGGSRSTLREYNLDRHWRNARTHTLHDPVRWKYHAVGNFYLNGQRPPRRGTI, from the coding sequence ATGACAACACAGGTTACCCCGCAAACGCCTGCGGCCAGATTAGAAACTACAGAGCAAATATTGGCGCTCACGCAACGTTTAGCCGAGGTTTTTTCCCTCGAATCGGCGCTGCGTGACCGAGAGCGACGCCTGCCTGACAGTGAACTGCATGCGCTGTTCAGCAGCGGTTTAGGGGGTATTACCGTTCCGGCTCAATTCGGCGGTGCCGATGTGTCCTGCGCCACGTTGGCACAGGTGGTAAGCCGTTTGGCTCAGGCTGACGGATCTATTGGTCAGGTGCCGCAAAATCATTTCTATGCTTTGGAAGTTTTGCGCATCAATGGCACTCAGGCGCAACAGCAACGGCTATATCAGGAAGTTTTAGACGGTGTGCATCTGGGTAATGCATTGGCTGAGTTTGGCACGCCGAATGCCCATACGCGCCGGACTCATCTGCATCGCAGCGGCGATAAATTGCTACTTTCTGGGCGTAAATTTTATGCCACCGGTGCGATTTATGCCCAGCGCATTCCGGTTCTGGCTCTGGGAGAAGACGGCAACGAAGTGCTGATTTTTTTACCTAGAGAGACTGAAGGGCTGACCATTATTGATGACTGGTCAGGTTTTGGTCAGCGCACCACCGGCAGCGGCACGGTGTTACTCAATAATTGTGAAGTTGATATTGATGACGTCGTGCCTTTCCACACCGCATTTGAGCGTCCAACCACCGTTGGCCCCTTTGCACAGCTGCTGCACGCCGCCATCGATCAAGGCATCGCCCGTGCGGCATACGAAGATATGCTGGCATTTGTGCGTGAACATGGGCGCCCGTGGATAGACTCCGGCGTGAGCGCCGCCACTGACGATCCTTTGACGCTGGAACGCATCGGGCGTATTTCCGCACGCCTAAGTGCGGGTGATGCGCTGCTGGAAATCGCCGGTTTATCGGTTGATACCGCCCAACATAACCCAACGACGGATAGCGTGGCGCAGGCCTCTATTGATGTTGCACAGGCGCGTGCTTATACCACCGAGGTGGCGCTGGCAGCCGGTAACCTCCTTTTTGAACTGGGCGGAAGCCGTTCCACGCTGCGCGAATATAATCTCGATCGCCATTGGCGCAATGCGCGTACTCATACCCTGCACGACCCTGTTCGCTGGAAATACCATGCGGTTGGCAATTTTTATCTCAATGGACAGCGCCCGCCGCGCCGAGGGACGATCTGA
- a CDS encoding LLM class flavin-dependent oxidoreductase, whose translation MSQPKKQILMNAFNMNCVGHIHHGMWTHPEDRSTDFNSLSYWLDLAKLLECGLFDGLFIADIVGVYDVYQQGIGLTARESIQLPVNDPMLLVPAMASVTQHLGFGVTANLSYEQPYLFARRMSTLDHLTQGRAGWNIVTGYLDSAARAMGQTQQIPHDRRYDMADEYLDVLYQLWEGSWQEDALLADRQNRIYADSTKIHSIQHHGEFFDVEGYHLTSPSPQRTPLLYQAGSSRRGIQFAARHAECTFVNGATPQAMKAQVDTLRHAAVAAGRRADSLKVFMGVGVIVAKTEAEAKEKHQEYLRYASPEAGLAHFSSSTGIDLASFDLDEPIVVGKVEAIESVTKAFSGWTKRRLLEQHSLGARYPVIVGSPSQVADALQVWIDEADVDGFNLTRIVNPGSYRDFIDLVVPELQSRGVYKTEYAEGALRHKLFGQGAQLNSLHPAAKRRYQPQPLQAFAG comes from the coding sequence ATGAGCCAGCCGAAAAAACAGATCTTGATGAATGCCTTCAACATGAACTGCGTTGGGCATATCCATCACGGCATGTGGACGCATCCCGAAGATCGCTCGACGGATTTTAATAGCCTGAGCTATTGGCTCGATTTGGCGAAACTGCTCGAATGCGGTTTGTTTGATGGCCTGTTTATTGCCGATATCGTGGGCGTTTACGACGTATACCAACAAGGCATCGGCCTAACGGCGCGGGAGTCGATTCAACTTCCCGTGAATGATCCGATGCTGTTGGTGCCTGCGATGGCGAGCGTTACGCAACATTTGGGGTTCGGCGTTACCGCCAATCTCAGCTATGAACAGCCCTATTTGTTCGCTCGCCGGATGTCTACGCTGGATCACCTGACCCAAGGGCGCGCCGGATGGAATATTGTGACCGGTTATCTCGACAGCGCGGCGCGAGCGATGGGACAAACTCAACAGATCCCGCATGACCGCCGCTACGACATGGCTGACGAATACCTTGATGTGCTCTACCAGCTTTGGGAAGGCAGCTGGCAAGAAGATGCGTTGCTGGCCGATCGTCAAAACCGAATCTATGCAGACAGTACTAAAATTCATTCGATTCAACATCATGGTGAATTCTTCGACGTGGAAGGCTATCACCTTACCTCTCCATCACCGCAGCGCACCCCGCTACTTTATCAGGCAGGAAGTTCCAGACGTGGCATTCAATTCGCGGCTCGCCATGCGGAATGCACCTTTGTGAACGGCGCTACGCCGCAGGCCATGAAAGCTCAGGTCGATACGCTACGCCATGCTGCCGTCGCCGCGGGTCGCCGTGCAGACTCACTCAAAGTGTTCATGGGCGTGGGCGTTATTGTGGCTAAAACCGAGGCTGAAGCGAAAGAAAAGCATCAGGAGTATCTGCGCTATGCCAGCCCAGAAGCCGGATTGGCACATTTCTCCAGCTCAACCGGTATCGATTTGGCTTCGTTTGATTTGGATGAGCCTATCGTGGTGGGAAAAGTTGAGGCTATCGAATCCGTAACCAAGGCTTTCAGCGGCTGGACTAAACGTCGCCTGCTTGAACAGCACTCGCTGGGCGCACGTTATCCCGTTATTGTCGGGTCACCGTCGCAGGTCGCGGATGCGTTGCAGGTATGGATTGATGAGGCCGACGTGGATGGATTTAACCTCACGCGCATCGTTAATCCCGGCAGCTACCGCGACTTCATCGATTTAGTGGTACCTGAACTGCAATCACGCGGGGTTTACAAAACCGAGTACGCCGAAGGCGCACTGCGCCACAAACTTTTTGGCCAAGGAGCACAGCTTAATTCATTGCACCCAGCCGCTAAACGACGTTATCAACCGCAGCCGTTGCAAGCTTTTGCAGGTTAA
- a CDS encoding methionine ABC transporter ATP-binding protein yields MMNLSMLRLSALQLSMFNTAMLAESLREPAVLEQQEIRETANTPEVPYNHIVLADLNKTYANGVNALKGINLTIQRGEIFGIIGRSGAGKSSLIRTLNRLENPSSGTVAVNGVNIGALNEDELVAFRRRTGMIFQHFNLLSAKTVRENIELPLKVAGVSAAARKLKVDSLLKLVGLEARHNAYPAQLSGGQKQRVGIARALVHDPEILLCDEATSALDPETTHSILALLKSINQTLKLTIVLITHEMEVIREICDRVVVLEHGEMIESGDVWQVFGEPQHEVTQTLLTPTRQNLPENIQAQLHPHPKSARDALLLRLSYSGFEASRPNLSALVKALGHDVQIISSSLDVIQQRTVGSVLLTAIPQFGATALINKAQKVATRVEALGYVYPA; encoded by the coding sequence ATGATGAATCTTTCTATGCTTCGCCTATCGGCGCTTCAACTCTCGATGTTCAACACCGCGATGCTGGCAGAAAGCCTGCGGGAGCCAGCGGTGCTAGAACAGCAAGAGATTCGAGAAACCGCAAACACGCCTGAGGTTCCCTACAATCATATTGTGTTAGCGGATCTGAATAAAACCTATGCCAACGGCGTGAATGCGCTTAAAGGCATTAATCTGACAATCCAGCGCGGTGAAATATTTGGCATTATCGGCCGCAGCGGAGCAGGAAAATCATCCCTGATTCGCACGCTAAATCGCTTAGAAAATCCCTCATCGGGAACCGTAGCGGTGAACGGTGTCAATATTGGCGCACTGAATGAAGATGAGCTGGTTGCCTTTCGACGTCGTACTGGCATGATTTTCCAGCACTTCAACTTACTTTCAGCTAAAACCGTGCGTGAAAATATCGAGCTGCCGCTCAAGGTCGCGGGCGTGAGTGCGGCGGCAAGAAAATTAAAGGTCGACAGCCTGCTGAAGTTGGTTGGCTTAGAGGCACGGCATAACGCCTATCCCGCACAGCTTTCAGGAGGACAAAAACAGCGCGTGGGTATTGCTCGAGCCTTGGTGCATGATCCTGAGATTTTGCTGTGTGATGAAGCCACTTCGGCGCTCGATCCTGAAACGACGCATTCTATTCTGGCATTGCTTAAAAGCATCAACCAAACGTTAAAACTCACGATTGTACTGATTACCCATGAGATGGAAGTGATCCGTGAAATCTGCGACCGCGTGGTCGTCCTCGAACATGGCGAAATGATTGAATCCGGCGATGTCTGGCAGGTTTTTGGTGAGCCTCAACATGAGGTCACGCAAACGTTGCTTACGCCGACGAGGCAGAATCTACCGGAAAATATCCAAGCTCAACTACATCCGCACCCCAAATCTGCGCGTGATGCGCTGTTGTTACGGCTCAGCTACAGCGGATTTGAAGCCAGTCGCCCAAACCTCAGCGCGTTGGTGAAGGCCTTAGGCCATGACGTGCAGATTATCAGCAGCTCTCTGGATGTCATCCAACAGCGCACCGTCGGCAGCGTTTTACTGACCGCTATTCCCCAATTTGGCGCAACGGCGTTGATTAACAAAGCGCAAAAAGTCGCTACCCGCGTGGAGGCATTGGGCTATGTCTATCCAGCTTGA
- the cbl gene encoding HTH-type transcriptional regulator Cbl — protein MNFQQLKIIRESARCNFNLTEVASMLYTSQSGVSRHIRELEDELGLEIFVRHGKRILGLTEPGKALLTVVERTLDEASNIRRIAEDFTQQSSGILVIATTHTQARYSLPPVLKSFRQRFPQVRLVLNQGSPQEIRTMLHNGDADIGIASESLTESPAIAAFPWFNWQHALLVPRAHPLVELPITLENISQFPLITYRQGITGRSRIDQAFSTAGLTPDIVLSAQDSDVVKTYVELGFGVGILAEQACQQGEHQQLVTLDASSLFAPNTAWIGVRKGQIQRDYVWQLIELCNPALTPAQIKTQVMQFDDPTVIDYQI, from the coding sequence ATGAACTTCCAACAACTGAAGATCATCCGCGAGTCTGCGCGTTGCAATTTCAACCTTACCGAAGTCGCTAGCATGCTCTATACCTCCCAGTCGGGAGTAAGCCGCCATATCCGCGAGTTAGAAGATGAGCTGGGGCTGGAAATTTTTGTGCGCCATGGCAAGCGCATTTTGGGGCTCACAGAACCAGGGAAGGCGCTGCTGACGGTCGTTGAACGAACGTTAGACGAGGCCAGCAATATTCGACGCATTGCAGAGGATTTTACTCAACAATCGTCAGGCATTCTCGTTATCGCCACCACGCATACTCAGGCGCGTTACAGTTTGCCTCCGGTATTGAAAAGCTTTCGTCAACGATTTCCCCAAGTGCGCCTAGTGCTAAACCAAGGTTCACCGCAGGAAATTCGCACCATGCTCCATAACGGCGATGCGGATATCGGTATTGCCAGCGAGAGTTTAACGGAGTCGCCAGCCATTGCCGCTTTTCCGTGGTTTAACTGGCAACATGCACTTTTAGTTCCACGCGCCCATCCGTTGGTTGAACTGCCTATTACGCTGGAAAACATTAGTCAATTTCCTTTAATTACCTATCGGCAAGGCATCACGGGGCGATCGCGTATCGATCAGGCATTTAGCACGGCGGGGCTAACGCCCGATATTGTGCTTAGCGCACAGGATTCGGACGTGGTTAAAACCTACGTCGAACTGGGGTTTGGCGTAGGGATACTTGCAGAGCAGGCGTGTCAGCAGGGCGAACATCAGCAGTTGGTAACGCTGGATGCGAGCTCTCTTTTTGCGCCAAATACCGCGTGGATTGGGGTGAGAAAAGGGCAGATACAGCGTGATTATGTCTGGCAGCTCATTGAATTATGTAATCCAGCATTAACCCCAGCGCAAATAAAAACGCAGGTGATGCAGTTTGACGATCCTACGGTTATTGATTATCAAATTTGA
- a CDS encoding class I SAM-dependent methyltransferase → MTSPADNIIPLYQQNSTFWDSQRNGAQGDSPRCEVPWLERFLAQLPANGHILDIGCGTGEPIAGYFIRQGFNVTGIDGAPAQITRCRERFPQQRWLVNDMRTLDLGTRFDGIIAWDSFFHLSQADQRKMFAVFLAHAADRAALMFTSGPDQGEAIGEFCGKPLFHASLSPTEYINLPHQHQFSVVEHRVEDPECGFHTVWLAVRGA, encoded by the coding sequence ATGACGTCTCCCGCAGACAATATTATTCCGTTATACCAGCAAAATTCCACCTTCTGGGATTCCCAACGCAATGGCGCTCAGGGAGATTCGCCACGCTGCGAAGTCCCTTGGCTAGAACGGTTTCTCGCACAACTTCCGGCCAATGGTCATATTCTGGATATTGGTTGTGGTACCGGAGAACCCATCGCGGGGTACTTTATCCGGCAGGGATTCAATGTCACCGGCATCGATGGCGCTCCAGCGCAAATTACACGTTGCCGCGAACGTTTTCCACAGCAGCGCTGGCTGGTTAACGACATGCGCACATTAGATTTAGGTACGCGCTTTGACGGAATCATTGCATGGGATAGTTTTTTCCATTTGTCTCAGGCTGACCAGCGCAAGATGTTTGCTGTATTTCTTGCACATGCCGCCGATAGAGCCGCATTAATGTTCACCAGCGGGCCAGATCAGGGAGAAGCGATAGGGGAATTTTGTGGAAAACCGCTTTTTCATGCCAGCCTCAGTCCAACAGAGTATATAAATCTGCCTCATCAGCACCAATTCAGCGTGGTAGAACATCGCGTTGAAGATCCAGAATGTGGTTTCCATACCGTTTGGTTGGCGGTTCGTGGCGCTTAA
- a CDS encoding methionine ABC transporter permease yields MSIQLDRLWQGFIDTLLMVGVSSLLALLIGLPLAVILVVCSRNGLYEAPRIQQVLGWFVNLFRSVPFLILMVALIPFTRLIVGTTYGVWAAVVPLTVAATPFFARIAEVSLREVDHGLVEAAQAMGCKRLHIIWHVLLPEALPGIVSGFTITLVTMINASAMAGAIGAGGLGDLAYRYGYQRFDTQVMFTVIVALVALVTVLQFSGDKLSKRLNHR; encoded by the coding sequence ATGTCTATCCAGCTTGATCGTTTGTGGCAAGGATTTATCGACACGCTATTGATGGTGGGAGTTTCATCGCTGTTGGCGCTGCTGATTGGCCTTCCTCTGGCTGTTATTTTGGTGGTATGCAGCCGTAACGGGCTCTATGAAGCGCCGCGTATACAGCAGGTATTAGGCTGGTTTGTGAATCTGTTTCGCTCCGTCCCTTTCTTGATTTTGATGGTTGCGCTGATCCCTTTCACGCGGTTAATTGTGGGAACAACCTACGGCGTGTGGGCCGCCGTGGTACCGTTGACCGTGGCCGCAACGCCCTTCTTTGCGCGTATTGCCGAAGTGAGCCTGCGTGAAGTTGATCATGGTCTGGTAGAAGCTGCACAGGCGATGGGATGCAAACGGCTGCACATCATTTGGCACGTCTTGCTGCCCGAGGCATTGCCAGGCATTGTCAGTGGTTTCACCATCACGTTGGTGACCATGATCAACGCTTCCGCCATGGCCGGTGCCATCGGTGCCGGTGGACTGGGTGATTTGGCCTATCGCTACGGCTATCAGCGCTTTGACACACAGGTGATGTTTACCGTGATTGTGGCGCTGGTTGCATTGGTCACCGTGTTGCAGTTTAGCGGTGACAAACTGTCGAAGCGCTTAAATCATCGTTAG
- a CDS encoding SfnB family sulfur acquisition oxidoreductase: protein MPVLTPDENKYQNNSAVFPAKIITTEREAIEAAKQVAKFAAEEAQHRDQQRVLPHAALDLFTHSGLGSITIPKVFGGPQLSFATVAEVFRIISAVDPALGQIPQNHFGILQLLSITATEDQLKRLYGSVLAGWRIGNGGPERGTKDTLDMRTRLTKTAAGLVLNGEKFYSTGALFAHWVAIKAIDDNQQPVITFIPKHTEGLHIVDDWSGMGQRTTASGTIKLHNALVAPENVIALAPISQQPNIQGAVSQLIQAAIDAGIAHGALEEAKSFVRERSRPWIDANVERNSDDLYIIADVGRLTIELNAANALLKRAASILDQTQAAPITAESAAYASIAVAEAKVLTTDIALAASEKLFEWAGSRSTLAEFGLDRHWRNARTHTLHDPVRWKFHAIGQYRLNGIFPARHSWI from the coding sequence ATGCCCGTGTTAACGCCTGATGAAAATAAATACCAAAATAATTCAGCGGTATTTCCAGCCAAAATAATCACCACCGAACGTGAGGCGATAGAAGCCGCCAAGCAGGTGGCGAAGTTTGCCGCAGAAGAGGCTCAGCACCGCGATCAGCAGCGCGTATTACCGCACGCGGCGCTCGACTTGTTCACGCACAGTGGCCTTGGCAGTATCACGATTCCGAAAGTATTTGGTGGGCCGCAGCTCTCCTTCGCCACCGTTGCCGAAGTTTTCCGAATTATTTCTGCCGTTGATCCGGCGTTGGGGCAAATACCGCAAAATCACTTTGGCATTCTGCAACTATTAAGTATTACGGCCACAGAAGATCAATTAAAACGATTATACGGTTCTGTTCTCGCAGGATGGCGAATTGGCAATGGCGGCCCAGAACGCGGCACAAAAGATACTTTGGATATGCGCACTCGCCTAACCAAAACCGCTGCGGGCTTAGTATTAAACGGTGAGAAATTTTATTCTACCGGTGCATTGTTTGCTCATTGGGTGGCGATTAAAGCTATTGATGATAATCAACAGCCGGTCATCACTTTTATTCCCAAACACACGGAAGGTCTGCACATCGTCGACGATTGGTCGGGTATGGGACAACGCACAACCGCCAGCGGAACCATTAAGCTGCACAACGCGTTAGTTGCTCCAGAGAATGTCATTGCCCTCGCCCCTATTTCACAGCAGCCGAATATTCAGGGCGCAGTTTCTCAGCTTATTCAAGCCGCTATCGACGCGGGTATCGCCCACGGTGCCCTAGAAGAAGCGAAATCATTTGTACGCGAACGTTCACGCCCTTGGATTGATGCCAACGTCGAACGTAACAGCGACGACCTTTACATCATTGCTGACGTCGGCCGCTTAACTATCGAACTCAATGCCGCCAATGCCCTGTTGAAACGGGCCGCGAGTATCTTGGATCAAACCCAAGCCGCGCCAATAACGGCAGAAAGTGCCGCCTATGCCTCTATTGCCGTCGCAGAAGCCAAAGTCTTAACCACGGATATTGCCCTTGCGGCCAGTGAAAAACTGTTTGAGTGGGCCGGTAGCCGCTCGACGTTGGCCGAATTTGGCTTAGATCGCCACTGGCGCAACGCCCGCACTCATACCCTGCACGATCCGGTGCGCTGGAAGTTTCACGCCATCGGTCAGTATCGCCTTAATGGCATATTTCCTGCCCGTCACTCTTGGATCTGA
- a CDS encoding MetQ/NlpA family ABC transporter substrate-binding protein, with the protein MKLAHVKLGTLAVTLLLSVQSVFAAAQFEGPLKLGTTAAFAPPLEVAVAEAKKQGLNVELIEFSDWIAPNVSLENGDIDVNLFQHKPFLENANQQGGLHLVPYAPAIINNVGLYSKKYSKISDLPVGAKVAIANDPINAGRGLLLLQKAGLITLKPGVDYKATQDDIISNPKKIQIIEIEAVQLSRSFDDVDLAQGYPSYLRQANTVAPESALLFDGIDHPQYIIQFVIRDGHQADPRLRKFVDIYQHSPVVRAKLDAFYGKLYQPGWSA; encoded by the coding sequence ATGAAATTAGCGCACGTAAAACTCGGGACTTTGGCTGTTACGCTGCTGTTGAGTGTTCAGAGCGTATTCGCCGCCGCGCAGTTCGAAGGGCCGTTAAAACTAGGCACCACGGCAGCATTCGCACCGCCGCTTGAAGTGGCCGTTGCCGAAGCTAAAAAACAAGGTTTAAACGTTGAGCTTATCGAGTTCAGTGATTGGATCGCGCCCAATGTGAGCCTTGAAAATGGGGATATCGACGTTAATCTTTTCCAGCATAAGCCCTTCTTGGAAAATGCTAATCAGCAAGGCGGCTTACATTTAGTGCCTTATGCGCCCGCGATCATTAATAACGTGGGCCTATATTCGAAAAAATACAGCAAGATTTCCGATCTGCCGGTCGGTGCGAAAGTCGCTATCGCTAACGATCCGATAAACGCCGGACGCGGGTTATTGCTGTTACAGAAAGCGGGATTAATTACGCTGAAGCCTGGCGTGGATTACAAAGCGACTCAAGATGACATCATCAGCAATCCCAAGAAAATTCAGATTATAGAAATTGAAGCCGTGCAATTATCTCGTTCATTCGACGACGTGGACTTAGCTCAGGGCTATCCAAGCTATCTGCGTCAGGCTAATACGGTGGCACCGGAAAGCGCTTTACTCTTTGACGGCATTGACCATCCACAGTACATCATTCAATTCGTGATCCGTGATGGGCATCAGGCCGACCCGAGACTGCGTAAGTTTGTTGATATTTATCAGCACTCTCCGGTTGTCCGCGCCAAACTGGACGCATTTTACGGCAAGCTGTATCAGCCAGGCTGGAGCGCATAA